One Diospyros lotus cultivar Yz01 chromosome 1, ASM1463336v1, whole genome shotgun sequence genomic window carries:
- the LOC127795696 gene encoding protein yippee-like At4g27745 produces the protein MAEIVGPRLYSCYKCRNHVSLHDDIISKAFQGRNGRAFLFSHAMNIVVGPREDRQLMTGLHTVADIYCADCREVLGWKYERAYEATQKYKEGKFILEKSKIVKENW, from the exons ATGGCAGAAATCGTCGGCCCTCGCTTGTACAGCTGCTATAAATGTCGAAATCACGTTTCGCTTCACGATGACATAATTTCCAAGGCTTTTCAG ggAAGAAATGGCCGAGCCTTTCTGTTCTCTCATGCCATGAACATTGTGGTGGGGCCTAGAGAAGATCGGCAGCTCATGACGGGCCTTCACACAGTTGCTGATATCTATTGTGCAGATTGCCGTGAGGTGTTGGGCTGGAAGTATGAAAGAGCCTATGAGGCGACACAGAAGTACAAGGAAGGGAAGTTCATActtgaaaag